One genomic window of Pecten maximus chromosome 3, xPecMax1.1, whole genome shotgun sequence includes the following:
- the LOC117324607 gene encoding extensin-1-like translates to MSSNTQSLPLHFGYPPPDLRQSSPLHFGYPPPDLRQSLPLHFGYPPPDLRQSLPLHFGYPPPDLRQTLPLHFGYHPPDLRQSSPLHFGYPPPDLRQSSPLHFGYPPPDLRQSLPLHFGYPPPDLRQSLPLHFGYPPPDLRQSLPLHFGYPPPDLRQSSPLHFGYPPPDLRQSLPLHFGYPPPDLRQTLPLHFGYHPPDLRQSSPLHFGYPPPDLRQSSPLHFGYPPPDLRQSLPLHFGYPPPDLRQSLPLHFGYPPPDLRQSLPLHFGYPPPDLRQSSPLHFGYPPPDLRQTLPLHFGYPPPDLRQSSPLHFGYPPPDLRQSLPLHFGYPPPDLRESSPLHFGYHPPDLRQSSPLHFGYPPPDLRQSSPLHFGYPQSDLITLPTPKPNLTSVVVIGDLDF, encoded by the exons ATGTCGTCAAATACGCAA AGTTTACCTCTACATTTCGGCTATCCTCCACCCGACCTACGTCAGAGTTCACCTCTACATTTCGGCTATCCTCCACCCGACCTACGTCAGAGTTTACCACTACATTTCGGCTATCCTCCACCCGACCTACGTCAGAGTTTACCTCTACATTTCGGCTATCCTCCACCCGACCTACGTCAGACTTTACCTCTACATTTCGGCTATCATCCACCCGACCTACGTCAGAGTTCACCACTACATTTCGGCTATCCTCCACCCGACCTACGTCAGAGTTCACCACTACATTTCGGCTATCCTCCACCCGACCTACGTCAGAGTTTACCTCTACATTTCGGCTATCCTCCACCCGACCTACGTCAGAGTTTACCTCTACATTTCGGCTATCCTCCACCCGACCTACGTCAGAGTTTACCTCTACATTTCGGCTATCCTCCACCCGACCTACGTCAGAGTTCACCACTACATTTCGGCTATCCTCCACCCGACCTACGTCAGAGTTTACCTCTACATTTCGGCTATCCTCCACCCGACCTACGTCAGACTTTACCTCTACATTTCGGCTATCATCCACCCGACCTACGTCAGAGTTCACCACTACATTTCGGCTATCCTCCACCCGACCTACGTCAGAGTTCACCACTACATTTCGGCTATCCTCCACCCGACCTACGTCAGAGTTTACCTCTACATTTCGGCTATCCTCCACCCGACCTACGTCAGAGTTTACCTCTACATTTCGGCTATCCTCCACCCGACCTACGTCAGAGTTTACCTCTACATTTCGGCTATCCTCCACCCGACCTACGTCAGAGTTCACCACTACATTTCGGCTATCCTCCACCCGACCTACGTCAGACTTTACCTCTACATTTCGGCTATCCTCCACCTGACCTACGTCAGAGTTCACCACTACATTTCGGCTATCCTCCACCCGACCTACGTCAGAGTTTACCTCTACATTTCGGCTATCCTCCACCCGACCTACGTGAGAGTTCACCTCTACATTTCGGCTATCATCCACCCGACCTACGTCAGAGTTCACCACTACATTTCGGCTATCCTCCACCCGACCTACGTCAGAGTTCACCACTACATTTCGGCTATCCTCAATCAGACCTAATCACCTTACCCACCCCTAAACCAAACCTTACCTCTGTTGTTGTGATTGGTGATTTGGATTTCTAA